TCTCCACGAGCACACTGTTAGTTTAAGGCGTCTGTGCCGCCTTTGCATAGAGTTCTGCGAGTAGGGCGGTTCGGGCATCGATCAGCTGCCCCGACGTGGCGACGAGGCCGGCCTCGTTCGAGAGGTCGATCCCCAGAAATCGCCGCTCCAGAGCTGCCGGAGTATCGTTGAATCCGTTCTCGAGCAGAGCGACATATCTATGCGAGAATGCCGGCCCGTCGCGTTGAAAGTCGACGAAATAATTTAAGGCGAGGAGCCCCGCATAGAGATAGTTCACGTCGTACAGCGGGTCCGTAAAGAAGAGCCGGTCGCGGGCCCAATACAGAGCCGTCGCCGGATCTTTCGTTGTCGACGGATCGTAGCGCGCAAAAACGGTCGCGGTGAGCGCATCGAAGTCGGTTGCAACCTTGAGCGTGCGGTCGTCAATTCCGCTATAGATCGCGCGCTCCAGTTCGGTCTCTTCGGCCGAGCCGAATACCTGGAACGTCGCGTCGTCTAAGAAGTAGTTGAGGAAATATGCTCGCTGTTCGTCATTTGCGGCGGTTTCGTAAAGATGATTGAGAAAGAGCAGCTCGTTAAAGATCGCAAAGGATTCAAACATAAAGCTTGGGCCGCGGTTGTAGGCGGCAATGGGCTGATGCCGGCTCATGAATTCACGGTGCACGGCGTGGCCTGCCTCGTGAGCGAGTGCGCGCACCGCGTTGATAGTACCGGTATAGCCTCCGTAATACACTCCCGAGTCGATCCCGGCGAAACCGACGGAGAAGCCGTCGTCATCGCACGATGGCGCGGTGCAGAGTTCCAAGCGCCCGCTGAGCGGATTCAGGAGGTCGGCGTAAGCGCTTTCGTACGCAACTCCCATCGGCCGTTCCGCGGCAAGAATCGCCACGATTGCGGGCCCGATGAGAGTGGGTGCGGGAGTGAACCCGGCCTTCGGCGCGAGAGCCGAAATTTTTCGATAACGCGCGTACGCTGTTGACGCGTGAATCGCCTTCAGCGTGCGTTCCACCGATTCGGGGGATAGCGATCGATCAAAGTACGCTGCCTCCGCTGCGCCGGCAAAGCCCCGCAGTCGCGCGACGCCGTTGCGCGCCGCGCCGATCGAAACGAGCAATGCCGCGTAGGCATCTTGATGCATCGCGATCGGGGCGGACGCCTTGCGTAATGCCTTATAACTGCTCGCCGCTAGGTCGAGAACCGGAGTGGCGGTCAGTGCAACGGCCCGCGCATCGGCGCTGCTGAGCCGATGGGAACCGCGAACGAGTAAGTCTTCGAGCAAATAGCGATACGCTTGCAGCGGCGCAACTCGTGTCCAGCTTGCGATGCGCGACGCTCCCAGCTCCTGCGCGGCTCGAACGACACGGTCGGTAATCGCATCCTCTAGGGCACCCAGCGTTTCGTCGGCCCGCAGGTCGGCGGTATCGCTGTCATTTTCCTCCGACATCAAATAAACGTAGACATCGTGCCGCTCGAGGCTTTCGAGCAGATCATCGTAGCGCTGAAGCCAGCGCAGTAAGCCGCGCGGTGACGAGGGGGTTGCTGAGACCGCGAAGACCCTCGCTTCGTCGCTGGTCGCCGCTCTGCTCTGAGCCTCCCCGGAAGGGCTCGAGAAATAACGTGTAAGGTCGATGTGGTATTGTTCGGCGGTCGTTGCGCCGAGCAAGAGAAGGCTCGCGACGGCGAAGGCTGCGTGCTTCACCGAGTTAGAGTAGCGAATGGGCGGCCGGCGCGTCTAGAACGAACTTTCGATTCTGCGAGGCGCCGACCGCCTTGGGTTCAGGCTAACATGTTGTCAGTCTTGGCCGTTGCGTCTGCTCTCGATGCGCCGTGCGTCGGAGCCCTGTTCGATGATTTTGAGGGGATTGTAGTACGGGGGCTGCGTGGGAATCGTCACGGGACGAATATCGAGCGTCTTGCAATTCCACGGCGATGGGAACTTGTTGACGACAATTCCTGGGATTTCGGCTAACTGTGCCGAGTTGGGTATCGAAGTTCCATCGAGCTTGGAGAGATCGAAGGCGCCGGCGAGGTCCGAGATCTCGTCGTTGGGATAATCGCGCGGCCCGTATGGAGCGACGATGGCCTCGTCGGGAAGCGAGGCCATCGTTGGAACGCCAAACGTCGCTTCAACGAACCTCGCGACGGAGACCGTATCGCTATAATCGGTCACGACGGCACCGGAGAGCGAATACGGCGACATGACGATGAACGGTATGCGCTGACCGTCGCCGCACGGGTAACCGTCGTTGCATTGTTCGAAGCTCTTGGGCGGAACGTGGTCGAAGAAACCGCCTCCGTCATCCCACGTAAGCAAAATCGCCGAATCTTTCCAATACTTGCTCTTCGCGATTGCGTTCACGTAGGTGGCGACGAATGCTTCGGCGATTTGCGCATCGGAGTTTCCCGGTCCCGGATGATCGTCGTCGCCCAAAAAGTCCTTTTGAATCGTTGCGTTCTTGTTCGCCGGCGTCCAGCCGAAGTGGTTCTCTTTCGAGCCTTTGATGAAGAAAACGCCGCTATCGGGCAACGTTCCGGTTTGAATCTGCGTGAGCACCTGTTCCGTGGTGTTCACGTGCGACCAATAGACCTTATTATTTCGTACGTAATCGAAATACTGCGGAGCGTTATGGTGAGCGACGTAGCCCGGGTTCGCGCTGCTTGGCGAGCGGCTGTCGACGTAGCCTTCTTGCGACCACTGCCAACCGATTGGCGCGCGTCCCGACGCCGCGATGGTCTGAAGGTCTTTCTTCACGCTTCCGGGACGCGCGAGTGCCTTTTGCGCCGCATCGGCACCGCCGAGCGTCATTGCCAGCGTGGCGTAGCTTTGCTTGATCTGAACCGTGGTATCGCTTCCCGAATAAGGCCCCGTAAACGGATCGAGATCGCCATTAATCGGAACGCCGGGCCCTTCGCTCGGGTTGGACGCCTCACTGGGAAAGCGCTTCTCCTGCGAAATGCCGGCCTGTCCCGCGAACATCGCTACGTTCCCCGGCGACGACGGGCCGGTCTCAGACTGAAAGTAATGGTCGAGCAGAGCAAAATTCTTCGCATACATCCAAAGGTACGGAATCGTATCGCAGTCGTAGATCGCCATGGTCGTCAATCCATACTGGCGCGCGACTTTTTTCGACGCTCCGTAGTTCTTGATGTTGTCGAGTTCCTCGCCGGCGAGGAAGTTATTCATCTTGCCGCCGTTAAATTTATCCTCGAGGACGTAGCGGTCTTGGTCGGGTCCAAGAACGGTGGGGTTGGTAATCTTGAAGACCGTTTGCATTCGCTTGGCGACGTAATCGTACTGAGAGTAGCCGTGAGACTTCGCGAGCTGGGTCTTGAGATTTTCCGACCCCGGATAGGTGCCAAAATAATTATCGAATGAGTGGTTCTCTTGAAAGATCACGAAGACGTGCTTAATCTTCGCGTGCAGCTCCTTTACGAGCAGGGCGTGAGTTTGGTACGACATTCGCGATTGTTCGGTGGTGCCGTATCGGGAGGCCGGCACCAGGGACGACGCGCCGTTGCATGCCGACAGACTCGGTGCGGCGAGCGCGGCGATCGCAAGTGACGAAGAGAGACGCCGAAGTATCATCGTGTGCTCCATGCGGTCTTGCAGTGAGTGGAAGTAGCCTGCTGCAGTCGTTCGACGTCACGGCAAGCGCGGCTCGTTAACGAATTCGTAAAATTGTAAAGCGCAGGTGTAGCTGCGTGGCAGGTTCTCCGCAGAACGAGGTGTGGCGCGCGCCCTAACTATGCGTGCAAGAGGTTGTCGCGCGAAATTTCCTCGAGGCTCTCACCTTTCGGCTCGGGCAGAAATATCCAGGTAACGATGAGACCGAGGACCGCTACGACAGAGACCGTTCCCATTGCGCCCGGGAGCCCGAACTTTGCCATCAGCAGCGGGAAGGCAAAAGTGCCGATGAAGGCCCCGACCTTGCCGGCCGTCGCCGCGATGCCGTGACTGGTGGTTCGAACGCGAGCCGGAAAAATTTCGGCAGGATAGACGAAGGTCGTCGTATTCGGGCCGAACTCGGCAAAGAAATAGCTGAGGCCATAGAGTAGAACGAACGGGACGACGGCTTGGGCGCCTCCCGGAAGCAGCGCGATGGCCGCAAACGCGATCGCCATGAAGAGAAAACCAACGCCCTGGATGACCTTTCGACCAATGCGATCGATCGAGATCGCGGCTAGAAGATACCCGGGAAAGGCCGCAATGACGAAGATCGCCAGCGTGATCAGCGTGTTTTCAATCAAACTCGCGTGAGGATTGATCGCCTTCACGACCAGCGGGCTCGACAATGTGTTGCCGTAATAGGCGATATCGAGCAAGAACCACGCGAGGCTCGCGCCGATCAGCCAGCGTAGCAACGTGCGATCTTGCGCGTACAGAGCCAGCTCTTGCCAGAGGTGCTTTTTATGGTCGCGCCGAGGACCTTCACCCGACGAGAGACCTTGCTTGGTTCCCAGCGCGTGCGCGGTCGCCGTGTTCGCCTCGTTCATCGCGCCGGCGAGTGCGGCGAACCGCGGTGTTTCATGCATGCGGCGGCGCATATAATAGACTGAAAGCGCGGGGATAGCGCCAACACCAAGCATCACGCGCCAGGCAATCTCATTCGGGACGCCGGCGGCAAGCAGCGCGATTGCAACCAGTGGGCCGACGATGAGGCCGACGCCTTGCATCGAAAAGACGAGCGAAATCAGCATTCCGCGAACGCGCTTTCCCGCGTACTCGCTCATAATTGTCGCACTGACCGGGTAGTCACCGCCGATTCCCAATCCCATGATGAACCGGAAAATGACCAGCCACCAAAAGGACGGCGCGAACGCCGATGCGATGGCGCCGGCTGCCAGTACCAAGACCTCGAAACCGTAGATCCGTTTTCTGCCGAGCAGATCGGCGATGCGGCCGAAGGCAACCGCACCGAGCGCGGCGGCAAGCAGCGACGACGATCCGAGTATAGAGACCTGGAACGTGGACAAATGCCAAATGGGCTTGAGTATGGTAAGCGCGACGCCGATAATAAACAGGTCGTAAGCATCGGTGAAAAAGCCCATGCCGGAGACGAGCATGATGGTCCAATGAAAACGAGTGATGCCGGATTCGTCGAGTTCGGCAAACATTGCGCGTCCGGCCGTAGTTTCGGCGCCCATACACTCTCCTTGTCGGTGGTTACGACTTTCTCCGCCGGTGTTTAAGGCGG
This Candidatus Eremiobacterota bacterium DNA region includes the following protein-coding sequences:
- a CDS encoding M3 family oligoendopeptidase, whose product is MKHAAFAVASLLLLGATTAEQYHIDLTRYFSSPSGEAQSRAATSDEARVFAVSATPSSPRGLLRWLQRYDDLLESLERHDVYVYLMSEENDSDTADLRADETLGALEDAITDRVVRAAQELGASRIASWTRVAPLQAYRYLLEDLLVRGSHRLSSADARAVALTATPVLDLAASSYKALRKASAPIAMHQDAYAALLVSIGAARNGVARLRGFAGAAEAAYFDRSLSPESVERTLKAIHASTAYARYRKISALAPKAGFTPAPTLIGPAIVAILAAERPMGVAYESAYADLLNPLSGRLELCTAPSCDDDGFSVGFAGIDSGVYYGGYTGTINAVRALAHEAGHAVHREFMSRHQPIAAYNRGPSFMFESFAIFNELLFLNHLYETAANDEQRAYFLNYFLDDATFQVFGSAEETELERAIYSGIDDRTLKVATDFDALTATVFARYDPSTTKDPATALYWARDRLFFTDPLYDVNYLYAGLLALNYFVDFQRDGPAFSHRYVALLENGFNDTPAALERRFLGIDLSNEAGLVATSGQLIDARTALLAELYAKAAQTP
- a CDS encoding MFS transporter, giving the protein MFAELDESGITRFHWTIMLVSGMGFFTDAYDLFIIGVALTILKPIWHLSTFQVSILGSSSLLAAALGAVAFGRIADLLGRKRIYGFEVLVLAAGAIASAFAPSFWWLVIFRFIMGLGIGGDYPVSATIMSEYAGKRVRGMLISLVFSMQGVGLIVGPLVAIALLAAGVPNEIAWRVMLGVGAIPALSVYYMRRRMHETPRFAALAGAMNEANTATAHALGTKQGLSSGEGPRRDHKKHLWQELALYAQDRTLLRWLIGASLAWFLLDIAYYGNTLSSPLVVKAINPHASLIENTLITLAIFVIAAFPGYLLAAISIDRIGRKVIQGVGFLFMAIAFAAIALLPGGAQAVVPFVLLYGLSYFFAEFGPNTTTFVYPAEIFPARVRTTSHGIAATAGKVGAFIGTFAFPLLMAKFGLPGAMGTVSVVAVLGLIVTWIFLPEPKGESLEEISRDNLLHA